One region of Neisseria mucosa genomic DNA includes:
- a CDS encoding acriflavin resistance protein: MKKAVIASLAVALAAGGVWYVLQNQKETLPTWIAQSNGRLELNRIDVASLYPGRVKAVLVEEGADVKEGDILAELSSETSNSRLEEARAAELRQEEAVGRAKAAEAQMKQTVARAQANVDANRQQLRVAKMELDNARKLLADQLVSQSEVTKRQADYERAVAAVKAAEAARDEAQATVAQSAAAQAEARAGVEQARAAVKSATSANDDMNIRAPIAGRVEYTIAEAGNVVAAGSKVVSLLDPADVSMNIFLPTDSMSRLKVNDDARIRLDGIDAVFPAKIKFIATDAQFTPKSVETVDERAKLMFKVKLQVPRETAVKYNRLLKGGLTGNGFVKTDAKAAWPAELAVRLPN; encoded by the coding sequence ATGAAAAAAGCTGTTATTGCTTCTCTTGCCGTCGCGCTGGCTGCGGGCGGTGTGTGGTATGTCCTTCAAAACCAAAAAGAAACCCTGCCGACATGGATCGCGCAATCCAACGGGCGGCTGGAACTGAACCGCATCGATGTCGCCAGCCTGTATCCGGGGCGGGTGAAGGCGGTACTGGTGGAAGAGGGCGCAGACGTGAAAGAGGGCGATATTCTGGCGGAACTGTCGTCTGAAACCAGCAACAGCCGTTTGGAAGAAGCGCGGGCGGCGGAATTGCGGCAAGAAGAGGCGGTCGGGCGCGCCAAAGCTGCCGAAGCGCAGATGAAACAGACGGTTGCGCGCGCGCAGGCGAATGTGGACGCGAACAGGCAGCAGCTGCGCGTGGCGAAAATGGAGCTGGACAATGCCCGTAAATTGCTTGCCGACCAGCTGGTGTCGCAATCGGAAGTTACCAAGCGTCAGGCAGATTATGAGCGCGCTGTTGCAGCAGTCAAAGCAGCCGAAGCGGCACGGGACGAAGCGCAGGCGACGGTAGCGCAAAGTGCCGCCGCGCAAGCGGAAGCGCGCGCCGGTGTCGAACAGGCGAGGGCGGCAGTCAAATCGGCCACATCCGCCAACGATGATATGAACATCCGCGCGCCGATAGCCGGCAGGGTGGAATACACCATTGCGGAAGCAGGCAACGTGGTCGCGGCGGGTTCGAAAGTGGTCAGCCTGCTTGATCCTGCCGATGTTTCGATGAATATTTTCCTGCCGACCGACAGCATGAGCCGTCTGAAAGTCAATGATGATGCGCGTATCCGTTTGGACGGCATTGACGCGGTGTTCCCCGCCAAAATCAAATTTATCGCGACGGACGCCCAGTTTACGCCCAAGTCGGTGGAAACGGTCGATGAACGCGCGAAGCTGATGTTTAAAGTGAAATTGCAAGTGCCGCGCGAAACGGCGGTGAAATACAACCGCCTGCTGAAAGGCGGGCTGACGGGCAATGGTTTCGTAAAAACCGACGCCAAGGCAGCATGGCCTGCCGAGTTGGCGGTGAGGTTGCCGAATTGA
- the trpD gene encoding anthranilate phosphoribosyltransferase — MITPQQAIERLISNNELFYDEMTDLMRQIMSGQVPPEQIAAILTGLRIKVETVSEITAAAAVMREFAAKVPLENSDDLVDIVGTGGDGAKTFNISTTSMFVAAAAGAKVAKHGGRSVSSSSGAADVMEQMGAVLNITPEQVAESIRQTGLGFMFAQNHHSAMRHVAPVRRSLGFRSIFNILGPLTNPAGAPNQLLGVFHIDLCGILSRVLKQLGSKHVLVVCGEGGLDEITLTGKTRVAELKDGEIREYDISPADFGIEIRRDLDEIKVVNAQESLEKMDEVLSGKHGAARDIVLLNAAAALYAGNVVPSLADGVKAAEAAIDSGKAKAKKEEFVRFTQQFAKE, encoded by the coding sequence ATGATTACACCGCAACAAGCCATCGAACGCTTAATCAGCAACAACGAATTGTTTTACGACGAAATGACCGACCTGATGCGCCAGATTATGAGCGGACAGGTGCCGCCCGAACAAATCGCCGCCATCTTGACCGGATTGCGGATTAAAGTCGAGACCGTATCGGAAATCACCGCCGCCGCCGCCGTCATGCGCGAATTTGCCGCCAAAGTGCCGCTGGAAAATTCAGACGACCTCGTCGATATTGTTGGTACGGGCGGGGACGGTGCAAAAACCTTCAATATTTCCACGACTTCCATGTTTGTCGCCGCTGCGGCAGGCGCGAAAGTCGCCAAACACGGCGGGCGCTCTGTTTCTTCGTCCAGCGGCGCGGCAGACGTGATGGAGCAGATGGGCGCGGTGTTGAACATTACACCGGAGCAAGTCGCCGAAAGCATCCGTCAAACAGGCTTGGGCTTTATGTTTGCCCAAAACCACCACAGCGCGATGCGCCACGTCGCGCCCGTGCGCCGTTCGCTCGGGTTTAGAAGCATTTTCAATATCTTGGGCCCGCTGACCAACCCTGCCGGCGCGCCAAACCAGCTCTTGGGCGTGTTCCACATTGATTTATGCGGCATCCTGTCGCGCGTATTGAAACAGCTTGGTTCCAAACACGTTTTGGTCGTGTGCGGCGAAGGCGGTTTGGACGAAATCACGCTGACGGGCAAAACCCGCGTTGCCGAGCTGAAAGACGGAGAAATCCGCGAATACGACATCAGCCCTGCAGATTTCGGCATTGAAATCCGCCGCGATTTGGACGAAATCAAAGTCGTCAACGCGCAAGAGTCTTTGGAAAAAATGGATGAAGTGTTGAGCGGCAAACATGGCGCGGCACGCGACATCGTCCTGCTCAACGCCGCCGCCGCGCTCTATGCCGGCAATGTCGTGCCTTCGTTGGCGGACGGTGTCAAAGCCGCCGAAGCAGCCATCGATTCAGGCAAGGCAAAAGCGAAAAAAGAAGAATTTGTCCGCTTTACGCAGCAATTTGCCAAAGAGTAA
- a CDS encoding aminodeoxychorismate/anthranilate synthase component II (TrpG; with TrpE catalyzes the formation of anthranilate and glutamate from chorismate and glutamine; TrpG provides the glutamine amidotransferase activity), with protein MLLFIDNYDSFTYNIVQYFAELGQEVVVRRNDDITLEEIEALKPQYLVIGPGPCSPKEAGISVAAMRHFAGKLPIMGVCLGHQTIGEAFGGDVVRAKTLMHGKVSPVFHLNKGMFKDLPDPITCTRYHSLVIARDTLPDCLEVTAWTEDQEIMGVRHKEYAIEGVQFHPEALLTEHGHDMLKNFLEEFKDFQASAA; from the coding sequence ATGCTTTTGTTTATTGATAACTATGACAGTTTCACCTACAACATCGTCCAATATTTTGCCGAACTCGGTCAGGAAGTCGTCGTCCGCCGCAACGACGATATTACGCTCGAAGAAATCGAAGCTTTGAAACCGCAATATCTCGTTATCGGGCCGGGTCCTTGTTCGCCGAAAGAGGCGGGCATTTCGGTCGCTGCCATGCGCCATTTCGCCGGTAAGCTGCCGATTATGGGCGTGTGCCTCGGGCATCAGACGATAGGCGAAGCGTTCGGCGGGGATGTGGTGCGGGCAAAAACGCTGATGCATGGAAAAGTTTCGCCCGTGTTCCATTTGAACAAAGGCATGTTTAAAGATTTGCCCGATCCCATTACCTGCACGCGTTATCACAGCCTTGTCATCGCCCGCGATACGCTGCCCGATTGCTTGGAAGTAACCGCATGGACGGAGGATCAGGAAATCATGGGCGTGCGGCACAAGGAATACGCCATTGAAGGCGTGCAGTTCCACCCCGAAGCCCTGTTGACCGAACACGGACACGATATGTTGAAAAACTTTTTGGAAGAATTTAAAGACTTCCAAGCGTCCGCTGCTTAA
- a CDS encoding lipoic acid synthetase → MNKLILSTLLLAFSVVATASPVFECIDKSGRKTYTQTGGKNCKPGNIGRPSVYTSAAPSAHSASANAASGKAPSEQMPPPPASAIPGSSSAQNELAQAQKNLEEGKQVRYGNERNYARYQERIKGLENQVKAAQERVNAANSMGGEGEMMPEY, encoded by the coding sequence ATGAATAAATTGATTTTAAGCACATTACTGCTCGCATTTTCCGTCGTAGCAACGGCATCCCCCGTATTTGAATGTATCGACAAATCAGGGCGTAAAACCTATACGCAGACCGGCGGCAAAAACTGCAAACCGGGCAATATCGGCAGACCTTCGGTTTATACCTCCGCCGCACCGTCCGCACACTCGGCATCAGCAAACGCTGCTTCAGGAAAAGCTCCATCCGAACAAATGCCACCTCCACCAGCCAGCGCAATACCCGGCTCATCTTCAGCGCAAAACGAATTGGCTCAGGCACAGAAAAATCTGGAAGAGGGCAAACAGGTCCGTTATGGCAACGAGCGAAACTACGCCCGCTATCAAGAACGGATTAAAGGTTTGGAGAATCAAGTGAAAGCCGCGCAGGAACGGGTTAATGCGGCAAACAGTATGGGTGGTGAAGGTGAGATGATGCCCGAGTATTGA
- a CDS encoding ABC-F family ATPase — MISTNGITMQFGAKPLFENVSVKFGEGNRYGLIGANGSGKSTFMKILGGDLEQTAGEVAIENGVRLGKLRQDQFAYEDMRVLDVVMMGHTEMWAAMTERDAIYANPEATEDDYMKAAELEAKFAEYDGYTAEARAAELLSGVGISEDLHNATMAEVAPGFKLRVLLAQALFSKPDVLLLDEPTNNLDINTIRWLEGVLNQYDSTMIIISHDRHFLNEVCTHMADLDYNTITIYPGNYDDYMLASAQSRERALKDNAKAKEKLQELQEFVARFSANKSKARQATSRLKQADKIKAEMVEVKPSTRQNPYIRFEADEKAKLHRQAVEVENLAKRFETQLFKKLSFILEAGQRLAIIGPNGAGKSTLLKLLAGAFNPEYSDGLTPDAGTIKWAEKANVGYYPQDHENDFDVDMNLSEWMRQWGQEGDDEQVIRGTLGRLLFGSNDVVKKVQVLSGGEKGRMLYGKLLLLKPNVLIMDEPTNHMDMESIESLNMALEKYNGTLIFVSHDRQFVSSLATQIIELDGKGGYEHYLGDYESYLEKKGLA, encoded by the coding sequence ATGATTTCTACCAACGGCATTACCATGCAGTTCGGCGCGAAGCCGCTGTTTGAAAACGTATCCGTCAAGTTCGGCGAAGGCAACCGCTACGGCTTGATCGGCGCGAACGGTTCGGGCAAATCCACCTTCATGAAAATCCTCGGCGGCGATTTGGAACAGACTGCGGGCGAAGTGGCGATTGAAAACGGCGTACGCTTGGGTAAGCTGCGCCAAGACCAGTTTGCCTACGAAGACATGCGCGTGCTGGACGTGGTGATGATGGGGCACACCGAAATGTGGGCGGCGATGACCGAACGTGATGCGATTTACGCCAACCCCGAAGCCACCGAAGACGATTACATGAAAGCCGCCGAACTGGAAGCCAAGTTCGCCGAATACGACGGCTACACCGCCGAAGCACGCGCCGCCGAACTGTTGAGCGGCGTGGGCATTTCCGAAGATTTGCACAATGCGACCATGGCGGAAGTCGCCCCGGGCTTCAAGCTGCGCGTATTGCTGGCGCAAGCCCTGTTCTCCAAACCTGATGTTCTCTTGCTTGACGAGCCGACCAACAACTTGGACATCAATACCATCCGCTGGCTGGAGGGCGTGTTGAACCAATACGACTCCACCATGATTATCATCTCGCACGACCGTCACTTCTTGAACGAAGTCTGCACCCACATGGCGGATTTGGACTACAACACCATCACCATTTATCCGGGCAACTACGACGACTACATGCTCGCCTCCGCCCAATCGCGCGAACGCGCCCTGAAAGACAACGCCAAGGCAAAAGAGAAACTACAAGAGCTGCAAGAGTTCGTCGCCCGCTTCTCCGCCAACAAATCCAAAGCCCGTCAGGCAACCAGCCGTCTGAAACAGGCAGACAAAATCAAAGCCGAGATGGTCGAAGTCAAACCTTCTACCCGCCAAAACCCGTATATCCGCTTTGAAGCCGATGAAAAAGCCAAGCTGCACCGTCAGGCGGTGGAAGTAGAAAATCTGGCCAAACGCTTTGAAACCCAGTTGTTTAAAAAACTGAGCTTCATCCTCGAAGCCGGCCAGCGCCTCGCCATCATTGGCCCCAACGGCGCGGGTAAATCCACCCTGCTGAAACTCCTTGCCGGCGCGTTCAACCCCGAATATTCAGACGGCCTCACCCCCGACGCAGGCACCATCAAATGGGCGGAAAAAGCCAACGTCGGCTATTACCCTCAAGACCATGAAAACGACTTCGATGTCGATATGAACCTGAGCGAATGGATGCGCCAATGGGGCCAAGAAGGCGACGACGAACAGGTCATCCGCGGCACTTTGGGGCGTTTGCTCTTCGGCAGCAACGACGTGGTGAAAAAAGTGCAGGTTCTCTCCGGCGGTGAAAAAGGCCGTATGCTCTACGGCAAACTCCTGTTGCTGAAACCCAATGTGCTGATTATGGACGAACCCACCAACCACATGGACATGGAAAGCATCGAATCGCTGAACATGGCGCTGGAGAAATACAACGGCACGCTGATTTTCGTGTCGCACGATCGCCAATTCGTCTCCTCGCTCGCCACCCAGATTATCGAGCTGGACGGCAAGGGCGGTTACGAACACTATCTGGGCGATTACGAAAGCTATCTGGAGAAAAAAGGCTTGGCTTAA
- a CDS encoding superoxide dismutase [Fe] (SodB; iron binding; present under aerobic and anaerobic conditions; destroys free radicals), whose translation MEHKLPQLPYELDALSPHLSKETLEFHYGKHHQTYITNLNNQIKGTEFENLPLEEIVKKSSGGVFNNAAQTWNHTFYWLGFTPKGQGKPSGELAAAIDAKWGSFEKFQEAFSACVAGTFGSGWAWLVKTPAGELDLVSTSNAATPLTTENTPLLTCDVWEHAYYIDYRNSRPNYLKGFWEIVNWDEVAKRFAA comes from the coding sequence ATGGAACATAAGCTGCCACAACTGCCTTATGAACTGGACGCATTGTCCCCGCATCTGAGCAAAGAGACTTTGGAGTTCCACTACGGCAAACACCATCAAACCTACATCACCAATCTGAACAATCAAATCAAAGGTACCGAATTTGAAAACCTGCCTTTGGAAGAGATTGTGAAAAAATCTTCAGGCGGTGTGTTCAACAACGCAGCGCAAACTTGGAACCATACCTTCTACTGGCTGGGTTTCACGCCTAAAGGTCAAGGCAAACCTTCCGGCGAACTGGCCGCCGCCATCGACGCCAAATGGGGCAGCTTCGAGAAATTCCAAGAAGCATTCTCCGCTTGCGTGGCAGGTACTTTCGGCTCCGGTTGGGCATGGCTGGTGAAAACCCCTGCCGGCGAATTGGATTTGGTTTCCACTTCCAACGCGGCCACTCCGCTGACCACTGAAAACACTCCGCTGCTGACCTGTGACGTATGGGAACACGCCTACTACATCGACTACCGCAACAGCCGCCCCAACTACCTGAAAGGTTTCTGGGAAATCGTCAACTGGGACGAAGTCGCCAAACGCTTTGCTGCTTAA
- a CDS encoding replicative DNA helicase: MNDYPDTSSEDREVSALSLPPHSMEAEQSVLGGLLLENSAWDRIADVVTGEDFYRHEHRLIFRTIANLINESRPADVITVQESLERNEELEAAGGFNYLITLAQNTPSAANIRRYAEIVRERSIMRQLAEVGTEIARSAYNPQGRDAGQLLDEAENKVFQIAESTAKSKQGFLEMPALLKEVVERIDMLYSRDNPDEVTGVSTGFIDLDKKTSGLQPGDLIIVAGRPSMGKTAFSINIAEHVAVEGKLPVAVFSMEMGGAQLVMRMLGSVGRLDQSVLKTGRLEDEHWGRLNEAVVKLSDAPMYIDETPGLTALELRARARRLARQFNGKLGLIVIDYLQLMAGSGRSDNRASELGEISRSLKALAKELQVPVIALSQLSRTVEQRTDKRPMMSDLRESGAIEQDADLIMFMYRDEYYNQESPMKGLAECIIGKHRNGPVGKVFLTWMGQFTKFDNAAYIPESALMED, encoded by the coding sequence ATGAACGATTATCCCGATACGTCGTCTGAAGACCGCGAAGTCAGCGCGTTGTCGCTGCCGCCGCATTCTATGGAGGCGGAGCAATCCGTTTTGGGCGGTCTTTTGCTTGAGAATTCGGCTTGGGACAGAATCGCCGATGTAGTTACCGGTGAAGACTTCTACCGACACGAACACCGCCTGATTTTCCGCACCATCGCCAATCTGATTAATGAAAGCCGTCCTGCCGACGTGATTACCGTTCAGGAAAGTTTGGAGCGCAATGAGGAACTAGAGGCGGCGGGCGGATTCAATTACCTGATTACTTTGGCGCAAAACACGCCGTCCGCTGCGAATATACGCCGCTATGCCGAAATCGTGCGCGAGCGTTCTATCATGCGCCAACTTGCCGAAGTCGGTACTGAAATTGCCCGTAGTGCCTACAATCCTCAAGGCAGGGATGCCGGGCAGCTTTTAGATGAAGCGGAAAACAAGGTGTTCCAAATTGCAGAAAGTACGGCTAAATCCAAACAGGGCTTTCTCGAAATGCCTGCGCTTTTGAAGGAAGTAGTCGAGCGCATCGACATGCTTTATTCACGCGATAATCCGGATGAAGTTACCGGTGTGTCAACAGGGTTTATCGACTTGGATAAAAAAACCTCAGGTCTCCAGCCCGGTGATTTGATTATTGTGGCAGGTCGTCCCTCTATGGGTAAAACTGCCTTTTCCATCAATATCGCGGAACATGTTGCCGTAGAGGGCAAGCTGCCTGTCGCCGTATTTTCGATGGAGATGGGCGGCGCGCAACTGGTGATGCGTATGCTGGGTTCGGTGGGCAGGCTTGATCAGAGCGTTTTGAAAACGGGCAGATTGGAAGATGAACACTGGGGTCGTCTGAATGAAGCTGTGGTCAAGCTTTCCGATGCGCCTATGTATATTGATGAAACACCGGGCTTGACCGCACTCGAATTGCGCGCCCGCGCCCGTCGTCTTGCGCGCCAGTTCAACGGAAAATTGGGCTTAATCGTTATCGACTACCTGCAATTAATGGCAGGTTCAGGCCGCTCGGACAACCGCGCCTCAGAACTCGGCGAAATTTCGCGCTCCCTCAAAGCCTTGGCGAAGGAGTTGCAAGTTCCTGTTATTGCTTTGTCGCAGTTGAGCCGTACCGTAGAGCAGCGTACCGACAAGCGCCCAATGATGTCCGACTTGCGGGAATCCGGTGCCATCGAGCAGGATGCCGACCTGATTATGTTTATGTACCGAGACGAATACTATAACCAAGAATCGCCCATGAAAGGTCTCGCGGAATGTATTATCGGCAAACACCGTAACGGTCCTGTCGGGAAAGTATTCCTCACTTGGATGGGACAATTTACCAAATTCGACAATGCAGCCTACATTCCCGAATCGGCATTGATGGAAGATTGA